The Chryseobacterium suipulveris genome window below encodes:
- a CDS encoding efflux RND transporter periplasmic adaptor subunit: MKFNIKKITLMTAIAVLLFAFSACKNDKKAEDKSAETKTAGKEEAPHEEETPTIATLTEEQIKTVGIQLGTIEHKELTATIKANGNLKVPNNNKANATSLYGGVIKTLKVQIGDYVRKGQVIATIANPQFIQLQEEYLSTASRITFAEQELARQKELNEGNAGAKKNLQSATAELSSLRTRRASLQQQIQLMGINPGSVSNGNLKSALVVTSPLNGTVSNVFAKIGSYVDVSSPVIEIVDNSSLHLDLQVFEKDLPQVKVGQTIHFTLTNNPTAEYDATVFSIGSSFENESKTIAVHCRVNGNKSGLIDGMNITGIVSLSNVTTPAVPNDAIVNADGKYYIFVQTDKEAEAHHEEGEKEGNHKEGEEKDHKEDKTAKNFEKVEVLKGVSDMGYTAVTFVNEIPANAKIVVKGAFFVNAKLSNAGGHEH; this comes from the coding sequence ATGAAATTCAATATAAAAAAAATCACGTTGATGACAGCCATAGCTGTTTTACTATTTGCTTTTTCTGCCTGTAAAAATGATAAGAAAGCAGAAGATAAATCTGCCGAAACCAAAACTGCAGGAAAAGAAGAAGCACCACACGAGGAAGAAACGCCAACCATTGCCACACTTACCGAAGAACAAATAAAAACGGTAGGCATACAATTAGGCACCATTGAACACAAGGAATTAACAGCAACCATCAAAGCAAACGGAAATCTGAAAGTTCCCAATAACAATAAAGCCAACGCCACTTCTTTGTATGGCGGTGTCATAAAAACACTGAAAGTTCAAATTGGAGATTATGTAAGAAAAGGTCAGGTTATTGCAACCATTGCCAATCCGCAGTTCATCCAATTGCAGGAAGAATATTTGAGTACAGCAAGCAGAATTACGTTTGCAGAACAGGAATTAGCAAGGCAAAAAGAACTGAATGAAGGCAATGCAGGTGCAAAGAAAAATCTGCAAAGTGCTACTGCCGAATTAAGCAGTTTAAGAACCCGCAGAGCTTCCTTGCAACAGCAGATACAATTAATGGGCATCAATCCAGGTTCGGTATCAAACGGAAATTTAAAATCCGCATTGGTCGTAACCAGTCCGCTGAATGGTACGGTTAGCAACGTTTTTGCCAAAATTGGAAGTTATGTAGATGTTTCTTCGCCGGTTATCGAAATTGTAGATAACAGTTCATTGCATTTAGATTTACAGGTGTTTGAAAAAGATTTACCACAGGTAAAAGTTGGACAAACTATTCATTTTACTTTAACCAATAATCCTACTGCTGAGTATGATGCTACAGTTTTCAGCATTGGTTCATCCTTTGAAAACGAGAGCAAAACCATCGCCGTTCATTGTCGTGTAAATGGTAATAAAAGTGGTTTAATTGATGGAATGAACATCACTGGTATTGTCAGTCTTAGCAATGTAACAACTCCAGCTGTACCCAATGATGCGATTGTAAATGCCGATGGCAAATACTACATTTTTGTACAAACCGACAAAGAAGCAGAAGCCCATCACGAAGAAGGAGAAAAAGAAGGCAACCACAAAGAGGGCGAAGAAAAAGACCATAAAGAAGATAAAACGGCTAAGAATTTTGAAAAGGTAGAAGTGCTAAAAGGCGTATCTGATATGGGTTACACCGCAGTAACATTTGTAAATGAAATTCCTGCCAATGCAAAGATTGTAGTAAAAGGTGCGTTTTTCGTCAATGCAAAACTAAGCAATGCAGGTGGTCACGAACATTAA
- a CDS encoding methyltransferase family protein, with translation MKVLIALLFVAVFIYSFSDKMYQYLVPISNLMKDVFLIIALILIHLSLLWISVAQYQMSNSWRVGIDENNKTELITKGLFSYSRNPIFLGMIISVAGIFFILPNALTFFLMLTTYIVIQIQIRLEEEFLEKQHGEQYLIYKKTTKRLL, from the coding sequence ATGAAAGTATTGATAGCATTGCTTTTCGTTGCGGTATTCATCTATTCGTTCAGCGATAAAATGTATCAATATTTAGTACCGATTTCTAATTTAATGAAAGACGTGTTTTTAATCATTGCATTAATACTGATACACCTTTCATTACTATGGATTTCAGTAGCGCAATATCAAATGAGTAACAGTTGGCGTGTCGGTATTGATGAAAATAACAAAACCGAATTAATCACAAAAGGATTATTCTCTTACAGCCGGAACCCGATTTTTTTGGGAATGATAATCAGTGTTGCAGGAATATTTTTTATACTACCCAATGCACTTACATTTTTCTTGATGCTTACTACCTATATCGTTATTCAAATTCAGATAAGATTAGAAGAAGAGTTTTTGGAAAAACAACACGGAGAACAATATTTAATTTATAAAAAAACAACTAAAAGACTACTCTAA
- a CDS encoding heavy metal translocating P-type ATPase: protein MEHKHKYDAQGKQICCSPQEAKINEKADEKLVQQEGAKALPVIEEKTRERHFKGDGHFHGTRFKEELDHDHSNEHSDDDGHDHSHDENKSTLQMFLPAIISFVLLMIAIAFDNWLPQSWFTGWVRAVWYIIAYAPVGFPVIKEAFESIRKSDVFSEFLLMSIATIGAFVIGEYPEGVAVMLFYAVGEVFQTLAVTRAKANIKTLLDQRPDEVTILENNQPKTVKAETVNIGNIIQLKPGEKLGLDGELLSETAAFNTAALTGESKPDTKTKGETVLAGMINLNTVAQVKVTTAYTDSKLSKILELVQNATAQKAPTELFIRKFAKIYTPIVVLLAVLITVVPYFFVDNYLFSQWLYRALVFLVISCPCALVISIPLGYFGGIGAASKNGILFKGSNFLDVIAGIQNVVMDKTGTMTEGVFKVQEVNLKPELNKDEILKLVNALESQSTHPVATAIHQYVGEIDNSLKLENTEEIAGHGLKAIVNGKELLVGNFKLMDKFNIQYDVNPNDIVETLIAIAYEGKFAGYLTIADSIKEDAAETVQKLQSLGVNVTMLSGDKATVVKAVAGKLGIPNAFGDLLPEDKVNKVKEIKARNETVAFVGDGVNDAPVVALSDVGIAMGGLGSDATIETADVVIQDDKPSKIPMAINIGKQTKKIVWQNIALAFGVKAVVLVLGAGGLATMWEAVFADVGVALLAILNAVRIQKMKF from the coding sequence ATGGAGCACAAACATAAATACGATGCACAAGGCAAGCAAATTTGCTGTTCGCCGCAGGAAGCAAAAATAAATGAAAAAGCCGATGAAAAATTGGTGCAGCAGGAAGGTGCCAAAGCCTTACCCGTTATTGAAGAAAAAACAAGAGAGCGCCACTTCAAAGGCGATGGTCATTTTCACGGTACAAGGTTCAAAGAAGAATTAGACCACGACCACAGCAACGAACATTCAGACGATGATGGACACGACCATAGCCACGATGAAAATAAGTCCACCCTTCAAATGTTCTTGCCTGCAATCATTTCATTCGTGCTATTGATGATTGCTATTGCTTTTGATAATTGGCTACCGCAATCCTGGTTTACAGGTTGGGTAAGAGCTGTTTGGTATATAATAGCTTATGCACCAGTCGGATTTCCTGTTATTAAAGAAGCATTTGAAAGCATCCGCAAAAGCGATGTATTTTCAGAATTTTTATTGATGAGCATTGCCACTATCGGAGCTTTTGTCATTGGCGAATATCCGGAAGGAGTTGCCGTAATGTTGTTTTATGCGGTTGGCGAAGTGTTTCAAACTTTGGCGGTTACAAGAGCCAAAGCCAATATCAAAACCTTGCTCGACCAAAGACCCGATGAAGTAACGATTTTAGAAAATAACCAACCTAAAACTGTAAAAGCAGAAACCGTCAACATCGGCAATATCATTCAATTAAAACCCGGAGAAAAATTAGGATTAGATGGCGAATTATTATCCGAAACGGCAGCATTCAACACCGCAGCATTAACTGGCGAAAGCAAACCCGACACCAAAACCAAAGGCGAAACTGTTTTAGCAGGAATGATAAATTTAAACACAGTTGCACAGGTAAAAGTAACCACGGCATATACCGATAGCAAGCTTTCAAAGATTTTGGAATTGGTTCAGAATGCTACTGCACAAAAAGCACCAACAGAGTTATTCATCAGAAAATTCGCAAAAATCTATACACCAATTGTTGTGTTATTAGCAGTGCTTATTACTGTTGTTCCTTACTTTTTTGTTGATAATTATTTGTTCAGTCAATGGTTATACAGAGCATTAGTGTTTTTGGTTATTTCTTGTCCGTGTGCTTTGGTTATCAGTATTCCTTTAGGGTATTTTGGTGGAATTGGTGCCGCTTCAAAAAATGGGATTTTATTCAAAGGAAGTAACTTTTTAGATGTGATTGCAGGTATTCAGAATGTTGTGATGGATAAAACCGGAACAATGACCGAAGGCGTTTTCAAAGTACAGGAAGTTAATTTGAAACCTGAATTAAATAAAGACGAAATTCTGAAATTGGTAAATGCCTTAGAAAGTCAAAGTACACATCCTGTTGCCACAGCCATTCATCAATATGTAGGAGAAATTGACAATTCCCTAAAATTAGAAAACACAGAAGAAATAGCAGGTCACGGATTAAAAGCTATCGTTAACGGAAAAGAGTTATTGGTAGGAAACTTTAAACTGATGGATAAATTTAATATCCAATATGATGTAAATCCAAACGATATTGTAGAAACATTGATTGCCATTGCTTATGAAGGAAAATTTGCGGGATACCTTACCATTGCGGATAGCATCAAAGAAGACGCTGCCGAAACTGTACAGAAACTTCAAAGTTTAGGAGTAAATGTTACAATGTTGAGCGGTGATAAAGCAACGGTAGTCAAAGCTGTAGCAGGAAAACTGGGCATACCTAATGCTTTTGGCGATTTATTGCCGGAAGATAAAGTGAATAAAGTCAAAGAAATAAAAGCACGGAATGAAACGGTTGCATTTGTTGGCGACGGTGTCAACGATGCGCCGGTTGTAGCTTTAAGTGATGTTGGCATAGCGATGGGTGGCCTTGGGAGTGATGCCACCATTGAAACCGCTGATGTGGTAATTCAGGACGACAAACCTTCAAAAATCCCAATGGCCATTAATATTGGCAAGCAAACCAAAAAAATTGTTTGGCAGAACATCGCGTTGGCCTTTGGAGTAAAAGCAGTGGTCTTGGTATTAGGAGCAGGGGGGTTAGCCACGATGTGGGAAGCAGTCTTTGCAGATGTGGGCGTAGCATTGCTTGCCATACTAAATGCGGTAAGGATTCAGAAAATGAAATTTTAA
- a CDS encoding DUF6088 family protein produces MQSIDDKILVKIKKAKRGTLFFIEDFLAFGNARAVAKALERLVNNGGISRVARGIYAVLQTDPVLGNIQPSAEQIAEAIRKRDKARIIPTGILALNALGLSTQIPLNLVYLTDGSARTVDLGKRKIKFKKTSPKNLAAIGEISGLVIQALKEIGKDNVTQQEKDLVIEKLKKENPYRLEHDIRLAPEWIRIIMRNAINKNNDK; encoded by the coding sequence ATGCAAAGCATTGATGATAAAATACTTGTAAAAATAAAAAAAGCGAAGAGGGGTACGCTGTTTTTTATTGAAGACTTTCTTGCTTTCGGCAATGCCAGAGCAGTTGCAAAAGCATTGGAAAGATTGGTCAATAACGGCGGTATTTCCCGTGTCGCGAGGGGGATTTACGCTGTTTTACAAACGGATCCAGTTTTGGGAAATATTCAGCCTTCTGCCGAACAGATTGCAGAGGCAATTCGCAAAAGAGACAAGGCGCGCATTATTCCAACGGGAATTCTGGCGCTCAATGCACTAGGACTCTCCACCCAGATTCCCCTCAATTTGGTGTATCTCACAGACGGTTCTGCACGAACAGTTGATCTCGGCAAAAGAAAAATAAAATTCAAAAAAACAAGCCCGAAAAACCTCGCTGCGATTGGTGAAATAAGCGGACTTGTAATCCAAGCTTTGAAAGAAATCGGGAAGGACAATGTCACTCAACAGGAAAAGGATTTAGTTATAGAAAAACTTAAAAAGGAAAATCCATACCGCTTGGAACACGACATTCGCCTTGCGCCAGAATGGATTAGGATAATAATGCGGAACGCCATAAATAAAAATAATGACAAATAA
- a CDS encoding site-specific integrase, with translation MVSYTFTLAPKENKIGERSIIISFIKDRKNTSLSIGKTCKEKDWSFDACRLKTSHPNHANLNKFIERRIKIIDEIIDDFDKNGIYFTLPDLINKLKTSSGQSISLTYTSFHEDLIRNLLASDKTGTAKVEKDTLNALQRFFGKKDISFNELDYSNLKKFEAYCISRGNRESSIAIRMRTLRSVFNQAIRSQVITEKQYPFKQYKISKLKESGKKEYLNEEEIEKLKKYEPKDEKLSFAKDMFLFSYYARGINFLDLIKLEKKFLNIDRIDYIRSKTGVPVSFKINDYARNIMEKYKSEDSSKFIFNIMNTEKPTQIYLKNRSKKVLTYYVNMQLKEIMKELEIRKNISYYCARHSFATVLKFNNISIETIREALGQKDIKSTMSYLNSLPDNKLDKIIDEVLK, from the coding sequence ATGGTAAGTTACACCTTTACACTTGCTCCAAAAGAGAATAAAATAGGGGAGAGAAGTATCATAATTTCATTTATAAAAGACCGCAAAAACACAAGTCTTTCAATCGGGAAAACTTGCAAGGAGAAGGACTGGAGTTTTGACGCTTGTCGTCTGAAAACTTCGCATCCCAATCACGCTAACCTCAACAAATTTATTGAGCGCAGAATTAAGATCATTGACGAGATTATCGACGATTTCGATAAAAATGGAATCTACTTCACGCTTCCTGATCTCATCAATAAACTAAAGACGAGCAGCGGACAAAGCATTTCCTTAACCTATACGAGTTTCCACGAAGATTTGATTAGAAATCTTTTGGCATCGGATAAAACCGGAACAGCGAAAGTGGAAAAAGATACGCTGAATGCGCTGCAACGGTTCTTTGGCAAAAAAGACATTAGTTTTAATGAATTGGATTATTCTAACTTGAAAAAATTTGAAGCCTATTGCATTTCTCGCGGTAACAGGGAATCCAGTATTGCGATTAGAATGCGGACTTTGCGTTCGGTTTTTAATCAAGCCATTAGAAGCCAAGTAATTACGGAAAAACAATATCCTTTTAAGCAATATAAAATTTCAAAACTGAAGGAAAGTGGGAAAAAGGAGTATCTGAATGAAGAAGAAATAGAAAAACTCAAGAAATATGAGCCAAAAGACGAAAAACTTTCTTTTGCAAAAGATATGTTTTTGTTCAGTTATTATGCAAGAGGAATCAACTTTTTGGATTTGATTAAGTTGGAAAAAAAATTTTTGAATATTGATCGTATTGATTATATCCGCAGTAAAACAGGCGTTCCGGTGAGTTTTAAAATCAATGATTACGCTCGGAATATCATGGAAAAATACAAATCCGAAGACAGTTCAAAGTTCATTTTCAACATAATGAATACCGAAAAGCCAACGCAGATTTACCTAAAAAACAGATCCAAAAAAGTGCTGACCTATTATGTGAATATGCAGTTGAAAGAAATAATGAAAGAACTGGAAATCAGGAAGAATATCTCTTATTACTGCGCCCGTCACTCTTTTGCCACAGTTTTGAAGTTCAATAATATTTCAATTGAGACTATCCGCGAAGCACTTGGGCAAAAAGATATAAAATCTACAATGTCTTATTTAAACAGTCTTCCGGATAATAAATTGGATAAGATTATTGACGAGGTTTTGAAGTAG
- a CDS encoding Eco57I restriction-modification methylase domain-containing protein, whose product MFQKTIIKKYLKSQNQEEIDRKWMVFSQHFHNPAIQENIRNSKEEQYQEGFLRDLFVKVFDYVLNPHDGFNLTTELRNIKDTKKADGGILVDEKVVGVIELKGTNTIDLGKVESQAFNYKSNQPGCLYVITSNFEKLRFYIEDTVHFQEFNLFTLNKEDFSVLHLFLSFDNIKNNVPKKIKDESVSQEDVITKKLYKDYSVFKQELFQNFVEQNPDYDQLELFQKTQKLLDRLLFLFFGEDRGLLPPNSVRQILNQWNKLKDLDEYVPLYSRFKKYFGYLNTGFKGKNHDVFAYNGGLFKPDEILDNITIDDDLLYRNTLKLSDYDFASEVDVNILGHIFENSLNEIDEIKAQIEGKEIEKSKTKRKKDGVFYTPKYITKYIVENTVGKLCEEKKAEFGIVEEEYSADRKRQEKTKKILLEKLVNYRKWLLQITILDPACGSGAFLNEALNFLIEEHHYIDVMESKLTGSSITFTYHSESILENNLFGVDLNEESVEIAKLSLWLRTAVYGRKLNDLSSNIKCGNSLIDDPKVAGEKAFNWEQEFPQVFKEKKTYHLVFTTHNSRTSARMRRLGIVPGKPAELSLPQEIKLAEIFAQIAKDYDLDILAWNVCKDHVHISLTCSEDELLHQVRLMKSISSKMLNRWMTETSAAEVSDTAPVSATPTSTTSSPMGLDPLQNKDPLQNTDSLQITNLSAITEPSQIDDPLQIDKSRHRDALEDPASYFPGEHDNHLWSQKFFSVDTESWEWLSDQESGFPYEVTHFSRVLEYIEENRVNHMLPKSDELEKIISGFTKTPEEVYRNKYKGGFDVVIGNPPYVNIVNILNKEERVFYQSKYKTVKNKSDLYSIFIEKGYGVLKDKGLLSFIFPNSWLGTESFSEFRRFIIDNTKILELIKLPNDVFADAVVTPIILSFKKEKTIDHNIILKELINNEFLTLRNKLNYNRIKKSPTLTFSFSSEIKFDIETFQLGEIADFSLGIKTSDDNRFIFDRKIDDSSYPILRGRNITRYYYSEPTEWIWYKPELITQKAGGRPRILENFLHQKIYIQDISKRINACYCEEPILSNDTLNLIYDVKGGFTFKTILVLMNSKLINKWFESEFQEGLHIKINQLQQIPIPKNLQNSQSFIIEKADKMLSLNKAFQELSGKFQRNLQMEFSVENLSKKLQSWEQLSYGDFLKELGKLKINLSLSQKSEWEDYFLAEQKKVLEIQNQINTTDKEIDQMVYELYGLTEEEIEIVEKS is encoded by the coding sequence ATGTTCCAAAAAACGATAATCAAGAAATACCTGAAGTCCCAAAACCAAGAAGAAATTGACAGAAAATGGATGGTTTTCTCTCAACATTTCCACAATCCTGCAATTCAGGAAAACATACGGAATTCCAAGGAAGAACAATATCAGGAAGGATTTCTTCGGGATTTGTTTGTAAAGGTTTTTGATTATGTTCTCAATCCACATGACGGGTTTAATCTCACAACGGAACTTCGCAACATTAAAGACACCAAAAAAGCTGATGGCGGAATTCTGGTTGATGAAAAAGTGGTGGGAGTAATCGAACTCAAAGGAACCAACACCATCGACCTTGGAAAAGTAGAATCACAAGCATTTAATTATAAAAGTAACCAACCTGGATGCTTATACGTGATTACTTCCAACTTCGAGAAACTGAGGTTCTACATTGAAGACACCGTACATTTTCAGGAATTCAATCTATTTACTTTAAATAAAGAAGATTTCAGTGTATTGCACCTGTTTTTATCTTTTGACAACATCAAAAATAATGTCCCGAAAAAGATAAAAGACGAATCCGTAAGTCAGGAAGATGTGATCACCAAGAAGCTTTATAAGGATTACTCCGTTTTTAAACAGGAACTTTTTCAAAACTTCGTCGAACAGAATCCCGACTACGATCAACTCGAACTCTTTCAGAAAACCCAAAAACTTCTTGACCGCTTATTGTTTCTATTTTTCGGGGAAGATCGGGGCTTATTACCACCAAACTCGGTAAGACAGATTCTCAACCAATGGAACAAACTAAAGGATCTTGATGAATACGTGCCACTTTACAGTCGCTTTAAGAAATATTTTGGCTATTTAAACACCGGATTCAAAGGCAAGAACCACGATGTATTTGCGTATAACGGCGGACTTTTTAAACCCGATGAAATCTTAGACAACATCACTATTGATGATGATCTACTGTACCGAAACACCCTCAAACTTTCAGATTATGATTTTGCCAGCGAAGTGGATGTGAACATTTTAGGACACATTTTCGAAAATTCCCTGAACGAAATCGACGAAATAAAGGCACAGATTGAAGGAAAGGAAATCGAGAAATCAAAAACCAAAAGGAAGAAAGACGGCGTTTTCTACACCCCGAAATACATTACCAAATACATTGTTGAAAACACGGTCGGTAAACTTTGTGAGGAGAAAAAAGCGGAGTTCGGAATTGTGGAAGAAGAATATTCCGCCGACAGAAAACGACAGGAAAAAACCAAAAAAATCCTTTTGGAAAAATTGGTAAATTACCGAAAGTGGTTGCTGCAAATCACCATCTTGGATCCAGCTTGTGGAAGTGGAGCATTCCTGAATGAAGCACTCAATTTTCTGATCGAGGAACACCATTACATTGATGTAATGGAATCAAAGCTCACTGGCTCGTCGATCACCTTCACCTACCATTCCGAAAGCATTTTGGAAAACAATCTTTTTGGTGTAGATCTTAACGAGGAATCCGTCGAGATTGCGAAACTTTCTTTGTGGTTAAGAACCGCGGTTTATGGTAGAAAACTGAATGATTTAAGCAGCAACATCAAATGCGGAAACTCACTCATCGACGATCCCAAAGTTGCCGGAGAAAAAGCGTTTAATTGGGAACAAGAATTTCCACAAGTCTTTAAAGAGAAGAAAACGTATCACCTGGTCTTTACCACCCACAACAGCAGAACTTCCGCTCGGATGCGGCGCTTAGGGATTGTTCCCGGGAAACCTGCAGAACTGAGTTTACCACAGGAAATAAAACTTGCAGAAATATTCGCCCAAATCGCCAAAGACTATGACCTCGACATTCTGGCATGGAATGTCTGCAAAGACCACGTCCATATTTCCCTAACCTGCTCCGAAGACGAACTGCTGCACCAAGTAAGGTTGATGAAATCGATCAGCAGCAAAATGCTGAACCGTTGGATGACCGAGACTTCCGCCGCCGAGGTTTCCGACACGGCACCGGTTTCCGCGACACCCACCTCGACCACCTCCTCTCCAATGGGTCTCGACCCATTGCAGAATAAGGACCCATTGCAGAATACCGATTCATTGCAGATTACCAACCTATCGGCAATCACAGAACCATCGCAGATTGATGATCCGTTGCAGATTGATAAGTCAAGGCATCGAGATGCCTTGGAGGATCCGGCTTCGTATTTCCCCGGGGAGCACGACAATCACCTGTGGTCGCAAAAGTTTTTCTCGGTGGATACGGAGAGTTGGGAGTGGCTCAGTGATCAGGAAAGCGGTTTTCCGTATGAGGTGACGCATTTCTCGCGGGTTTTGGAATATATTGAGGAAAACAGGGTCAATCATATGCTGCCAAAAAGCGATGAGCTGGAGAAGATTATTTCGGGGTTCACCAAAACTCCGGAGGAGGTATATCGGAACAAGTACAAAGGTGGCTTTGATGTGGTGATTGGGAATCCGCCGTATGTAAATATTGTTAATATTCTGAACAAAGAGGAAAGAGTCTTTTATCAGTCAAAATACAAAACTGTAAAAAATAAATCTGATTTATACAGTATTTTTATTGAAAAGGGTTATGGAGTACTTAAAGACAAAGGACTTTTGAGTTTTATTTTTCCGAACTCATGGTTAGGCACTGAAAGTTTTTCCGAATTTAGAAGATTCATTATTGATAATACCAAAATATTGGAATTAATAAAACTTCCAAATGATGTTTTTGCTGATGCAGTTGTAACACCAATCATTTTGAGTTTTAAGAAAGAAAAAACCATCGACCACAATATAATTTTAAAAGAACTGATTAATAATGAGTTTTTGACTTTAAGAAATAAGTTGAATTATAACCGAATAAAAAAGTCACCAACTTTAACTTTTTCATTTAGTTCAGAGATTAAGTTTGATATTGAGACATTTCAGTTGGGAGAAATTGCAGATTTTTCCTTAGGAATAAAAACAAGCGATGACAATAGATTTATTTTTGACAGGAAAATTGATGACAGCTCTTACCCAATTCTAAGAGGTCGAAATATCACAAGATATTATTATTCCGAACCTACAGAATGGATTTGGTATAAACCTGAACTAATTACTCAAAAAGCAGGAGGAAGACCAAGAATACTAGAGAATTTTTTGCACCAAAAAATATACATACAAGATATTTCCAAAAGGATCAACGCTTGTTATTGTGAAGAACCAATATTATCAAATGATACTTTAAATCTAATTTATGATGTGAAAGGAGGTTTTACTTTCAAAACAATTTTAGTTTTAATGAATTCAAAGTTAATTAACAAATGGTTTGAATCTGAATTTCAAGAAGGTTTACATATCAAAATAAATCAATTACAGCAAATTCCAATTCCCAAGAATCTTCAAAATAGTCAATCCTTTATCATCGAAAAAGCCGACAAAATGCTTTCACTCAACAAAGCATTCCAGGAACTTTCCGGGAAATTCCAACGAAATTTACAAATGGAATTTTCAGTGGAAAATTTATCGAAAAAATTACAAAGTTGGGAACAGCTTTCCTACGGTGATTTCCTGAAAGAACTCGGCAAGCTAAAGATTAATTTATCGCTATCCCAAAAATCCGAATGGGAGGATTATTTTCTTGCCGAACAGAAAAAAGTTCTGGAAATCCAAAACCAGATCAACACCACCGACAAAGAAATCGACCAAATGGTCTATGAGCTTTATGGTTTGACAGAGGAAGAAATAGAGATTGTGGAAAAAAGTTGA
- the pepT gene encoding peptidase T gives MTTIDFNLEWKLKLQNRFINYAKIYSTSDPESESTPSTERQWDIAKYIFEELKTLGLSDVSLDENGYIYAYVPSTLENDDEPVVGFIAHYDTSPDFSGENVNPQIWDDYDGGDLLLNKETGFTLSPNKFESLKEYVGKTLITTDGTTLLGADDKAGVAEIVTAAEYLLAHPDIKHGKIAIGFTPDEEIGRGAHKFDVKKFGAEWAYTMDGGELGELEYENFNAAGAVVKIHGLSVHPGYAFGKMVNASLLAAEFIKMLPENETPSTTKGFEGFYHLTDLKSDVSEAKIQYIIRDHDAEKFEARKQFITEKVAEFNKKFGEGTAEIEIKEQYRNMKQQFEGKMHIVDIAEQAMKDANIEPKIKAIRGGTDGAQLSYMGLPCPNIFAGGINFHGPYEYVVLETMEKAVKVIVNIAKAVKKR, from the coding sequence ATGACGACGATAGATTTTAACCTCGAATGGAAACTAAAATTACAGAACCGATTTATCAACTACGCCAAAATATACTCGACAAGCGATCCGGAAAGCGAAAGCACACCTTCCACAGAAAGACAGTGGGATATCGCAAAATATATTTTTGAAGAGCTGAAAACGCTGGGTTTAAGCGATGTTTCCCTTGATGAAAATGGATATATTTACGCCTATGTTCCTTCAACCTTAGAAAATGATGATGAACCGGTGGTTGGCTTTATCGCACATTACGACACTTCGCCGGATTTCAGCGGTGAAAACGTAAACCCACAGATTTGGGACGATTACGACGGCGGTGATTTGCTGCTAAACAAGGAAACCGGATTTACCCTTTCTCCTAACAAATTCGAGAGCTTGAAAGAGTATGTTGGCAAAACACTGATTACTACCGACGGAACCACACTTCTTGGAGCCGACGACAAAGCGGGAGTTGCAGAAATTGTAACCGCAGCGGAATATCTGCTCGCTCATCCAGACATTAAACACGGGAAAATAGCGATCGGCTTCACTCCTGACGAAGAAATCGGAAGAGGCGCCCATAAATTTGACGTGAAAAAATTTGGTGCAGAATGGGCCTATACAATGGATGGCGGCGAACTGGGCGAACTGGAATATGAAAATTTCAACGCAGCCGGAGCGGTGGTAAAAATCCATGGATTGAGTGTTCACCCAGGTTATGCTTTCGGGAAAATGGTTAATGCGTCGTTACTTGCGGCAGAATTTATCAAGATGCTTCCTGAAAACGAAACGCCTTCAACCACGAAAGGTTTCGAGGGATTCTATCACTTGACCGACTTGAAGTCTGATGTTTCTGAGGCGAAAATCCAATACATCATCCGTGATCACGATGCCGAGAAATTTGAGGCGAGAAAGCAGTTCATCACCGAAAAAGTTGCCGAATTCAACAAAAAGTTTGGTGAAGGCACCGCCGAAATCGAAATCAAGGAGCAGTACCGAAACATGAAGCAGCAATTCGAAGGAAAAATGCATATCGTGGATATTGCGGAGCAGGCGATGAAGGATGCGAACATTGAACCTAAAATCAAAGCAATCCGCGGTGGAACCGACGGTGCCCAACTTTCTTACATGGGATTACCGTGTCCGAACATTTTCGCGGGGGGAATTAATTTCCACGGACCTTATGAATACGTAGTTCTGGAAACCATGGAAAAAGCGGTGAAAGTGATTGTGAATATCGCAAAAGCAGTGAAGAAGAGATAG